A DNA window from Luteolibacter luteus contains the following coding sequences:
- a CDS encoding Panacea domain-containing protein, with translation MKLLKLVYIAHGWHLGLTQTPLIDESVEAWRYGPVIPSLYRRFKTYGNQPIPVTEVAENVQLSNPERLTPFLESVWNAYKDYTGLQLSSMTHAQGTPWYQVWEVEGGKHYMGADIPPQMIQKHYMEKAANAA, from the coding sequence ATGAAGCTGTTGAAGTTGGTTTACATCGCTCATGGCTGGCACTTGGGCCTGACCCAAACCCCGCTGATCGACGAAAGCGTCGAGGCATGGCGTTACGGCCCGGTGATTCCCAGTCTCTATCGGAGATTTAAGACCTACGGAAATCAGCCGATTCCCGTTACTGAAGTCGCGGAGAATGTGCAGCTCTCAAACCCCGAAAGGCTAACTCCTTTCCTTGAGAGCGTCTGGAATGCCTACAAGGATTACACTGGTTTACAGCTTTCCTCAATGACTCATGCTCAAGGAACGCCTTGGTATCAGGTTTGGGAAGTGGAGGGTGGAAAGCACTACATGGGAGCCGACATCCCGCCCCAGATGATCCAGAAGCATTACATGGAGAAGGCCGCGAATGCCGCTTAA
- a CDS encoding DDE-type integrase/transposase/recombinase — protein MSNNLPAEKKIAAISMLCEGNSIRSIERMTGVHRDTIMRLGVRVGQGCAEIMDKKMHGLSIAQVQVDELWGFIGAKQKTAKANDMKDAGDVWVWVALDAATKLVPSFLTGKRDKMHATQFIDDLASRLVSTPQISSDAFPAYADAIERAFGSEVNYGAVIKTFTHTNLEAQRRYSPPDVLKVKKIPVQGLPDMKLCSTSYVEKQNHTVRMHCRRLSRLTNAFSKKRENFDAAIALHYAYYNFCKTHGTLRCTPAMEAGIEASQWKVSELVERTGEA, from the coding sequence ATGAGCAACAACCTTCCAGCCGAAAAGAAGATCGCCGCAATCTCCATGCTTTGCGAGGGCAACAGCATCCGCAGCATTGAGCGGATGACCGGCGTTCACCGTGATACGATCATGCGCCTTGGTGTGCGAGTTGGTCAGGGCTGCGCGGAGATCATGGACAAGAAGATGCACGGCCTCAGCATCGCGCAGGTTCAAGTCGATGAGCTTTGGGGCTTCATTGGTGCCAAGCAGAAGACTGCCAAGGCAAACGACATGAAGGACGCGGGCGACGTGTGGGTTTGGGTGGCCTTGGATGCCGCCACGAAGCTTGTGCCGTCGTTCCTCACCGGCAAGCGCGACAAGATGCACGCCACGCAGTTCATTGACGACCTCGCCTCCCGCTTGGTTAGCACGCCGCAGATTTCCTCCGATGCCTTCCCGGCCTACGCGGACGCCATTGAGCGGGCTTTCGGTTCCGAAGTAAACTACGGGGCTGTTATCAAAACCTTCACCCACACGAACTTGGAAGCCCAGCGCCGGTATTCCCCGCCCGATGTTCTCAAGGTTAAAAAAATCCCCGTGCAAGGCTTGCCCGACATGAAGCTTTGCTCAACGTCCTATGTCGAAAAGCAGAATCACACGGTGCGCATGCACTGCCGCCGCCTGTCCCGCCTGACCAATGCATTCAGCAAGAAGCGGGAGAACTTCGACGCGGCTATCGCCCTTCATTACGCCTACTACAATTTCTGCAAGACTCACGGCACCTTGCGTTGCACTCCAGCCATGGAAGCAGGTATTGAAGCCTCGCAATGGAAGGTATCGGAACTGGTGGAGAGGACGGGCGAGGCGTGA
- a CDS encoding thrombospondin type 3 repeat-containing protein, whose protein sequence is MSEMTSAWYLGRSVVDAIDPDLQGWVDDLSVIPVSDHYLEWAKAKGLTAEQHGPAVDADGDGESNQVEYALGSDPLDATSKPPVITIQPSLSGNLGGRSVMVPFLPPHVSGKLESSVDLVSWQDYPATLRHFRIIPGVLWPGQITDTQTHQAIPLGPLDTAYYRIQFEDIVLEE, encoded by the coding sequence ATGAGCGAGATGACATCCGCGTGGTATCTCGGTCGCTCGGTCGTGGATGCCATCGACCCGGATCTGCAAGGATGGGTGGATGACCTGAGCGTGATACCGGTGTCGGATCACTATCTCGAATGGGCCAAGGCGAAAGGGCTCACCGCGGAGCAGCACGGACCTGCGGTGGACGCCGATGGCGACGGGGAAAGCAATCAGGTGGAGTACGCACTTGGCAGCGATCCGCTCGATGCCACCTCAAAGCCGCCGGTGATCACGATCCAACCCTCCTTGTCAGGAAACCTCGGCGGTCGTTCGGTGATGGTGCCATTCCTGCCTCCGCATGTTTCGGGAAAACTCGAATCCAGTGTAGATCTGGTCAGCTGGCAGGACTATCCAGCCACCCTGAGACATTTCCGCATCATTCCCGGAGTTCTTTGGCCCGGTCAGATCACCGATACACAGACCCATCAGGCGATCCCCCTTGGCCCGCTGGACACCGCCTACTACCGGATCCAGTTCGAGGACATCGTGCTGGAGGAATAA